The Terrirubrum flagellatum nucleotide sequence CCGAGTCCGCGCCCGCCCCCCGCGCCTCTTCGCGCGAGCGTGGTTGAAGGGCGCCATGAGGCGGGTTACACGGCAGGGAATGAGTGTGTTGTTTCAACGACGTGGCGGCTGCCCGTTAACCTTGGCGACCGCCGCGATCGCAGTTCTTGCGGCGCCTGCGGTCGCGCAAATGCAGGCGGCGTCCGTCAAGGACGAGGGCTGGATCATCAGCCTGCGCGCCAACGCGGTCGTCGGCCCCGCATGGCCCGGCAGCGACAAATTCAGCTTCATCGCTTTTCCCTCGGCTTCGATCCGTCGCGCCGGAACGCCGAACCAGTTTTCCGCGCCTGACGACGGCATCGGTCTTGCGCTCATCGACAATGGCGTGCTGCGCGTCGGCCCCGTCGCGCGCTTCGTCGGCGGCCGCTACGCGTCACAGGATGCGCGCCTGCAAGGCCTGCGCACGATCAAGTGGGGCGGCGAGTTCGGCGCCTTCGCGGAATTCTGGCCGGTGCAGGACGTATTGCGCGGCCGTCTCGAAGTGCGCCAGGGCGTGCGCGCCCATTCCGGCCTCGTCGCCGATGTCGGTCTCGATGCGGTCTACAAGGCCGGCCAGCACACGCTCTCGCTTGGCCCGCGCGTGTCGATGGGCAGCGATCGCTATGTCGACAAGTTCTACAGCGTGACGCCGGCGGAAGCAGCGGCGAATGGTCTTGTCTCCGCTTATGCGGCGTCAGGCGGCGTGACGTCGGTCGGCGCGCTCGCGGCCGTGAATTCGGCCTGGTCGCCAACATGGTCGACGTCGGTCTACGCCGGTTACAAGCGCCTGACAGGCGACGCGGCGCAAAGCCCGATCACGCGCGGCCTCGGTTCGCCGAACCAGTACACGTTCGGCGCGACCGCGACCTACAACTTCTCGTTCGGCGGCTTCTGAGCATTTTCAAATCTCGAAGAAGCTGCGCCCTTCGCGATCCTCGACTTCGACGAACCAGAGATCCGGATCGAAACGGATCTCTTTCTTCATACGCTCTTCGGCGGCGAAAGACTCTGTCGTCTCCGCATCGTGCAGCCGCACGAATTTCCGATCGAGCGAGTCTTCATCGTAATCGCTTTGCGGCGCCGGTCCGAAGAGAATGGCGGTTCCGTCGAGCCGATCGACCTTGATGAAGATTGCGCCAGCGCTCGCAGCGCCACGCCGACGCAATACGGCCGGCGCGTTCGCCGCCGCGCAACGGCGCAGCCAGGCTGACACCCAGATGTCTGATGTGACGCGCGCGGACATGCAGCGAGGTTGAAGGCGCGCAGATGCGCGCCGTCAAGCAACAATGAAAATGATCAGGGCCGGCTTGCGGCGACCGTGCCGGACTCGCGCAGGAGTTTCGGGCTGATCTCGCCCGTCACCTGCCATTTGTGGTCGCGCTCATATTTCTCGATGGCGGCGCGCGTCGCCGGCCCCATGAAGCCGTCAGGCTTCACCGACGCCGCGCCCTGACGCACGAGATAGCGCTGCACCTGCTGGATTTTCGGATCAGGCTCCGACGGCACGCCGCCGGGAGGCACGATGCCGCCACGGATCAATTCGGCCAGCGCGTCGCCCTTCGCGGTCGCAGGCGTCGCTGGCTTTGCAGCCGGCTTCTCCGCATTCGCATTCTTTTCAGGCGCGGCCGGTTTCGCCGGCTTGTCAGGCGTCGCGCGCGCAGGCTTGTCCGAGACGTCCGACATCAGACGCGCAAGCGATTGCTGTTCAGTCTGCGGCTGCGCAGCCTGCTGAGACTGAACTTGCGCCGCCGATTGCGGCGCAGGCGCTGCGACAGGCGCGGGCGGCGTCAACGCCGCGACCTCCTGCTGCGGACGCGCCGGCGGCAACGGCCTTTCAGCAGCGACGCGCGCGGCTGC carries:
- a CDS encoding peptidoglycan-binding domain-containing protein is translated as MQVQPAPPRARKPRKAKRPSGLFSKLGLSRWPRRRIVLTGVIAIAATGIAVNALVLQSARHPAPLFAAVEQARIDAARKAAAAARVAAERPLPPARPQQEVAALTPPAPVAAPAPQSAAQVQSQQAAQPQTEQQSLARLMSDVSDKPARATPDKPAKPAAPEKNANAEKPAAKPATPATAKGDALAELIRGGIVPPGGVPSEPDPKIQQVQRYLVRQGAASVKPDGFMGPATRAAIEKYERDHKWQVTGEISPKLLRESGTVAASRP
- a CDS encoding DUF1491 family protein: MSARVTSDIWVSAWLRRCAAANAPAVLRRRGAASAGAIFIKVDRLDGTAILFGPAPQSDYDEDSLDRKFVRLHDAETTESFAAEERMKKEIRFDPDLWFVEVEDREGRSFFEI
- a CDS encoding MipA/OmpV family protein, encoding MATAAIAVLAAPAVAQMQAASVKDEGWIISLRANAVVGPAWPGSDKFSFIAFPSASIRRAGTPNQFSAPDDGIGLALIDNGVLRVGPVARFVGGRYASQDARLQGLRTIKWGGEFGAFAEFWPVQDVLRGRLEVRQGVRAHSGLVADVGLDAVYKAGQHTLSLGPRVSMGSDRYVDKFYSVTPAEAAANGLVSAYAASGGVTSVGALAAVNSAWSPTWSTSVYAGYKRLTGDAAQSPITRGLGSPNQYTFGATATYNFSFGGF